The following proteins come from a genomic window of Daphnia carinata strain CSIRO-1 chromosome 6, CSIRO_AGI_Dcar_HiC_V3, whole genome shotgun sequence:
- the LOC130689759 gene encoding uncharacterized protein LOC130689759, whose product MTTLKIPEQKVILCGEYGVGKSSLFRRFTSNSYTTATDRQSTLGLDHYSKRYHVAGKDIKLQLWDTGGMERVASITSSYYKFADAAILVFSLDSPESFNMVSQHLLDIVSYAENAKIYLCGNKSDLKSLIQITDSDMEAFCEQCHTLVAGTFTLSCKTGEGVDEMFSCIALQLAESNRSKFELEKLTENNGLQLSQQEDNENLNKCSC is encoded by the exons atgacaACACTTAAAATACCAGAACAAAAAGTAATCTTGTGTGGAGAATATGGAGTTGGAAAGAGTTCTTTATTCAGAAGATTTACATCTAATAGTTACACAACAGCAACTGATCGCCAGTCTACTTTAGGATTGGATCATTATAGTAAACGTTACCATGTAGCTGGAAAAGACATAAAG CTTCAGCTATGGGACACAGGAGGAATGGAACGAGTCGCCTCAATAACCTCTAGCTATTACAAGTTTGCAGACGCTGCAATACTTGTGTTCTCTTTAGATTCACCTGAATCATTCAACATGGTGTCACAACATTTGCTTGATATTGTTTCATATgctgaaaatgcaaaaatatATCTTTGTGGCAATAAATCGGATCTTAAGTCTCTGATTCAAATAACAGACAGTGACATGGAAGCCTTCTG TGAGCAGTGCCATACCCTTGTAGCTGGGACATTTACATTATCCTGCAAAACTGGTGAAGGAGTTGATGAAATGTTCTCCTGCATTGCACTACAACTGGCAGAGAGTAACCGATCAAAATTTGAACTGGAAAAATTGACAGAGAACAATGGGCTACAACTGTCACAGCAAGAggacaatgaaaatttaaacaaatgttCCTGCTGA
- the LOC130689760 gene encoding uncharacterized protein LOC130689760 — protein sequence MSTELDLVEKRITRLEKFVLGQGASEHGEEKLIDTLLGVSEKLASVVSKNEKVSSALKRADEVKKYADPLFAECDGFVSDNVKLQLLHSKEGDIKDALGHLQKLNAIKSVLDSQAIKDVPHLEDKINKISLHQETQEKKVLSLSDDTCALIKYYSNFVNDVSQKLAEIEKLVHIIEVQSVKQ from the exons ATGAGTACCGAACTAGATTTAGTTGAAAAGAGAATCACACGATTAGAAAAATTTGTTCTAGGGCAGGGTGCTAGTGAGCATGGTGAAGAGAAG CTTATAGACACATTATTGGGAGTCTCCGAAAAATTGGCCAGTGTTGTTTCAAAAAACGAGAAAGTTTCCTCTGCGTTGAAAagag ctgatgaagtaaaaaaatatgctgATCCTCTATTTGCTGAATGTGATGGATTCGTTTCTGACAATGTCAAGCTTCAACTCCTTCACTCTAAAGAAGGGGATATAAAAGATGCACTTGGACACCTCCAGAAATTAAATGCAATTAAATCGGTACTTGACAGTCAAGCAATTAAAG ATGTTCCTCATCTAGAAgataaaattaataaaatttcatTACACCAAGaaacccaagaaaaaaaagtattgaGTCTCTCTGATGATACATGTGCactaataaaatactacagcAATTTT GTTAATGATGTTTCACAGAAATTGGCTGAGATTGAGAAATTGGTTCACATCATAGAAGTGCAGTCAGTGAAACAGTGA
- the LOC130689753 gene encoding equilibrative nucleoside transporter 1-like: MPKNNSCGNGAHQEDTDLLVDTDFIENSVNNDGRIVFSSTGSIQDEENDVLINHSEPVDRYFGVYILFYLLGMATLLPWNFFITANGYWMYKLRDLNTTSSGNTSHLSPLQLGFTSYLCVTSLVPSTVVLVLNAFVGHKFSFKLRIAGGLLGVVLLFTFTTALVELDTDPWQMSFYFITLVSAFFINVVSSIFQGGVCGLAGKFPSGYVNAVISGQALGGIFASLANIVSIAVGASPTQSAFLYFMAADFTLVLSFCLYMALSSTKFFVFYSHCERTPSSQSDPLKASDLVEDQEDEALIVDTGISYRRIIVQIWPYLFSITLVYIVTLSLFPAVSVLIRSASYDQGFIWNDVYFTPVACFLLMSIGDYIGRTSTGIIPMPSNVKMWTCILSVMRLAFIPLMIMCNAQPRFHLPVLIPNDAGFVLVMALFAFSNGYLSVIPFAQAPRCVDKKDQETASSLMAAGLGIGLAVGGALSSVIVRIL; this comes from the exons ATGCCCAAAAACAATAGCTGTGGAAATGGGGCACACCAAGAAGATACAGACCTACTAGTTGATACtgattttattgaaaattctGTAAATAACGATGGAAGGATAGTGTTCTCATCAACTGGTTCGATTCAAGACGAGGAAAATGATGTTCTTATCAACCATAGTGAACCTGTGGACAG GTATTTTGGTGTGTATATTTTGTTCTATTTGCTTGGAATGGCTACTTTGTTGCCATGGAACTTCTTTATTACAGCAAACGGG TATTGGATGTATAAACTTAGAGATTTAAACACAACTTCTTCTGGGAACACATCTCATCTCTCTCCACTGCAACTAGGATTTACCTCCTACTTATGTGTTACCTCACTGGTCCCTAGTACGGTGGTTCTTGTTCTAAATGCTTTTGTGGGACACAA GTTTTCTTTCAAACTCCGCATTGCTGGTGGTTTGTTGGGTGTAGTTTTGTTGTTTACTTTTACAACAGCACTTGTTGAACTGGACACAGATCCAT GGCAGATGTCTTTCTACTTCATAACTTTAGTAAGCGCCTTCTTCATTAACG TTGTCAGCTCCATATTTCAAGGTGGCGTATGTGGTCTTGCTGGAAAGTTCCCTAGCGGTTATGTTAATGCAGTTATTAGCGGTCAAGCTCTAG gtGGTATATTTGCCTCACTTGCTAACATAGTGTCTATCGCCGTCGGTGCATCTCCTACTCAAAGTGCGTTCTTATACTTCATGGCAGCGGATTTTACTCTTGTTTTATCATTCTGCTTGTATATGGCTCTTTCATCGACA AAATTCTTTGTCTTTTACTCACATTGTGAAAGAACACCTTCCAGTCAAAGTGATCCGTTGAAAGCAAGTGATCTCGTGGAAGACCAGGAAGACGAAGCGCTCATCGTTGACACAGGAATTTCTTATCGTAGGATTATTGTACAG ATTTGGCCGTATCTCTTCTCAATTACGTTAGTGTACATCGTTACGTTGTCACTATTTCCTGCCGTAAGCGTATTAATCCGATCTGCAAGCTATGATCAGGGCTTTATCTGGAATG ATGTTTATTTTACTCCCGTCGCGTGTTTCCTACTCATGAGTATTGGTGATTACATTGGACGTACGTCAACAGGAATCATACCAATG CCATCGAACGTTAAAATGTGGACATGCATACTCTCTGTTATGCGATTGGCATTCATCCCTCTGATGATAATGTGCAATGCCCAGCCTCGATTCCATTTGCCTGTTTTGATTCCAAACGATGCTGGATTTGTACTTGTTATGGCTCTTTTTGCATTTTCGAATGGTTACCTCAGTGTGATTCCGTTTGCACAGGCCCCAAG GTGTGTAGACAAAAAAGATCAAGAAACGGCCTCTTCTCTGATGGCTGCCGGACTCGGTATTGGTTTGGCAGTTGGCGGTGCCCTCAGCAGTGTTATTGTTCGAATTCTGTGA
- the LOC130689754 gene encoding uncharacterized protein LOC130689754, whose protein sequence is MRMETMDNVGCDWLLNDLEPPPDAILRIPPPPLPHFIDRAYLQEMALAAAGDVNRENDTVLTAPCHWCHWARRFDLVGTVSVTSGTEMALEDTWFFVILASCLMLTLGAFLSALIYLRLNGKMLKGAWDFGSFLTENGSILIGGNDSGVSHIGSERHHSTGAMMPVRTVAGHQTDNSKLDCQAIGSSGDREEDFRRNCSRGSVAPVTQRPVATPSSFPPLTRALWAGVKTCEGNHYIITHAQPFDQKQQRSSLPLTSGRDLEQPDEDSAGYTTLHLGATTSSMAVSNTANQMYYCCTDLMMMKQTPTSSGMQQVTSLDDSANELCCDGSQNPLYVNMSPLHPLSSPKMNYPLMNPIYPSPCRSQHTSTHVSKPLVEENTTRNNHLTHQTNATSSCSVNVTSQCSQS, encoded by the exons ATGCGGATGGAAACGATGGACAATGTCGGCTGTGATTGGCTACTCAACGACCTAGAACCTCCCCCAGATGCCATTTTGCGAATCCCACCACCTCCGCTTCCACATTTCATTGACAGAGCTTATCTTCAAGAGATGGCTTTAGCCGCGGCCGGTGATGTCAACCGAGAGAATGATACGGTGTTAACAGCTCCGTGTCATTGGTGTCATTGGGCGCGACGGTTTGACCTGGTCGGCACAGTTAGCGTAACATCGGGAACAG AAATGGCCCTTGAAGATACATGGTTTTTCGTCATTTTAGCATCGTGCTTGATGCTTACGCTTGGAGCGTTCCTTTCGGCTTTAATCTACTTGAGACTAAATGG GAAAATGTTGAAAGGTGCTTGGGATTTTGGAAGCTTTTTGACGGAGAACGGCTCCATCCTGATTGGCGGCAACGATAGTGGTGTGTCCCACATCGGAAGCGAACGCCACCACAGTACTGGGGCGATGATGCCAGTAAGAACAGTCGCCGGCCACCAGACAGATAATAGCAAACTGGATTGCCAGGCAATCGGTTCCTCTGGCGATAGGGAAGAAGACTTCCGCCGCAACTGCAGCAGAGGTTCGGTTGCGCCTGTTACTCAGCGACCCGTCGCAACACCTTCGTCCTTTCCACCTTTGACACGGGCTTTGTGGGCTGGTGTCAAAACCTGCGAGGGCAATCATTATATTATAACGCACGCGCAACCTTTCGACCAAAAGCAGCAACGTTCGTCGCTCCCTCTGACGTCTGGCCGTGATCTAGAACAGCCAGACGAAGATTCCGCTGGTTATACCACTCTTCACCTCGGTGCCACCACATCTTCAATGGCTGTTTCCAATACTGCAAATCAAATGTATTACTGTTGCACAGacttgatgatgatgaagcaaACGCCCACATCCAGCGGAATGCAGCAAGTTACTTCCCTAGACGATTCTGCCAATGAACTTTGCTGCGACGGCTCGCAGAATCCGCTTTATGTTAATATGTCTCCGTTGCATCCTCTATCCAGcccaaaaatgaattatccCCTTATGAACCCTATTTATCCATCTCCGTGCCGATCGCAACACACATCAACTCATGTAAGTAAACCATTAGTTGAGGAGAACACCACAAGAAATAACCACTTGACACATCAAACAAACGCTACTTCAAGTTGTTCCGTCAATGTCACAAGCCAATGTTCTCAGTCGTAA
- the LOC130689751 gene encoding LOW QUALITY PROTEIN: ATP-binding cassette sub-family G member 1-like (The sequence of the model RefSeq protein was modified relative to this genomic sequence to represent the inferred CDS: inserted 1 base in 1 codon), translating into MAGLTKKKNFSVNEDCVTKISNCSAVAHLTSGHVTLHHPAASAPLGVVMKKVPNNSAKRAALTHLVRRKAVNIEFNDVSYSVSEGRRKGYKTLLKSISGKFNSGELTAIMGPSGAGKSTLMNILAGFKGSNMTGEVLVNGVERDPRIFRKMSCYIMQHDELCPHLTVMEAMMCSANLKLADRITHAEKQLVVYEILETMGLKDCENTRTLNLSGGQRKRLAIAQELVNNPPVMFFDEPTSGLDSSSCMQCILLLKQLAQGGRTIICTIHQPSARLFEKFDRLYLLAEGQCIYRGITGGLVQFLSSLGLDCPSYHNPADFVIEIANGEYGDNGISKLVVAVLSGKCNNWNQDVNHKSPPSPTDEAKAVDSYVDVSGTKTHVTVSIGLPACDNVARATDCLLDSDDNLPSRCSTFPTSCWAQFLILLRRTFICIMRDQTLTGLRVASHLIVGLIIGMLYYGIGNEASKAFSNSGSLFFGQLFLMFTAMMPTVLTFPMEMAVLMREHLNYWYSLKAYYLAKTVADLPFQIIFPTLYVVIVYFMSDQPCEPMRFFMFLTMSVMTSLVAQSLGLVIGAAMDLQAAVFLGPVTTIPILLFSGFFVTLDTIPPYLRWLSYVAYVRYGFEGTMLSIYGFNRPNMHCSEAYCHYRSPEKFLEEFDVRHSLYWVDLVVLXGFFVVLRLIAFFVLKWKLRSQH; encoded by the exons ATGGCTGGCttgacaaagaagaaaaacttttcGGTGAACGAAGACTGCGTGACAAAGATTTCGAATTGTTCTGCCGTGGCGCATCTGACATCTGGCCACGTTACCTTGCATCACCCTGCAGCATCAGCTCCCCT GGGCGTCGTTATGAAGAAAGTACCTAACAACTCTGCCAAGCGGGCTGCCCTCACTCATCTTGTTCGCAGGAAAGCCGTCAATATCGAATTCAACGATGTTTCGTATTCAGTTTCGGAGGGTAGGCGCAAAG gaTACAAAACCTTGTTGAAATCGATCAGTGGGAAATTCAATTCTGGTGAGCTAACGGCAATTATGGGGCCATCAG GTGCAGGGAAAAGCACCCTGATGAATATCTTGGCTGGATTCAA GGGCTCAAATATGACGGGTGAAGTACTGGTAAATGGCGTTGAGCGCGATCCACGaatatttagaaaaatgtCTTGTTACATTATGCAGCATGATGAATTGTGTCCTCACTTGACGGTGATGGAAGCGATGATGTGCTCGGCAAATCTTAAACTGGCTGACCGAATCACGCACGCGGAAAAACAGTTGGTG GTTTACGAAATTCTAGAAACAATGGGACTGAAAGATTGCGAAAACACCCGAACATTGAACCTATCGGGCGGGCAGCGCAAACGCTTGGCTATTGCTCAAGAATTGGTCAACAATCCTCCCGTGATGTTTTTCGACGAACCTACTAG CGGGTTGGATAGCTCTTCCTGCATGCAGTGCATTCTGCTGCTTAAGCAACTTGCTCAAG GAGGGCGAACAATCATTTGCACGATTCATCAACCAAGTGCTAGGCTGTTCGAGAAATTTGATCGACTTTATCTGTTAGCCGAAGGACAGTGCATCTATAGAGGCATAACTGGAGGACTGGTGCAGTTTTTATCGTCTCTAGGACTAGATTGCCCCAGTTACCACAACCCCGCTGATTTCG TGATAGAAATCGCCAATGGAGAGTATGGTGACAATGG GATATCTAAACTAGTGGTGGCCGTGCTGAGTGGTAAATGTAACAATTGGAACCAAGACGTCAATCATAAATCTCCACCATCGCCAACCGATGAAGCGAAGGCCGTCGACTCTTATGTTG atGTGTCTGGGACAAAGACGCATGTCACCGTTTCTATTGGACTTCCTGCGTGTGACAATGTTGCTCGTGCGACAGATTGCCTACTTGATTCGGACGACAACTTACCGTCGCGTTGCTCCACATTTCCCACGTCATGTTGGGCGCAATTTTTAATCCTTCTTCGCAGGACTTTTATATGCATTATGCGAGACCAA ACACTAACCGGATTAAGGGTCGCTTCTCACCTGATCGTCGGCCTTATTATTGGCATGTTGTATTACGGCATCGGTAATGAAGCGTCGAAAGCGTTCAGCAATTCAGGTTCCTTGTTTTTCGGACAACTTTTCCTCATGTTTACTGCCATGATGCCGACGGTTCTTACTT TCCCAATGGAAATGGCAGTCCTAATGAGAGAGCATTTGAATTATTGGTATTCCCTAAAAGCATATTATCTCGCCAAAACAGTGGCAGATCTTCCATTTCAG ATTATATTTCCAACACTCTACGTAGTCATCGTCTACTTCATGTCGGACCAACCTTGTGAACCGATGcggttttttatgtttttaacgaTGAGTGTCATGACTAGTTTGGTAGCTCAAAGTCTCGGCCTCGTCATAGGAGCTGCTATGGATCTTCAA GCAGCTGTGTTCCTCGGGCCCGTCACCACTATTcccattttattgttttcggGATTCTTTGTAACGTTGGACACGATCCCGCCGTATTTAAGATGGCTGTCTTACGTTGCCTACGTGAGATACGGCTTTGAAGGAACGATGTTGTCAATCTATGGATTCAATCGACCCAACATGCATTGTTCTGAAGCGTACTGCCACTACAGATCGCCAGAAAAGTTTCTCGAAGAATTTGATGTCCGCCATTCTCTCTATTGGGTTGATTTGGTCGTAC TCGGTTTTTTTGTCGTATTACGATTGATCGCGTTTTTCGTCCTCAAGTGGAAGTTACGGTCTCAGCATTGA
- the LOC130689750 gene encoding E3 ubiquitin-protein ligase PDZRN3-like yields MDFVILQVNGVDVSKSSHEEALGVFLSASEPILVQMLRRPPGSSSSSELSPIKPKSTIKESAISSSPTCNSQRTCCLHEHEVYGGIRNSVQVQTDWAGVNLPVWSAIDFYHQTEQLAENDDVIEEEQEMEYEEIKLRRTNSTDKLGLTLCDGLPVSRINYDDNSKLAPAVDAANFNEKKATPKMYVETNDNATEYEEDEACVDEDNMESEDKEVYIQAIAEDSLAAADGRLLQGDVLLQINGVDVRNRYQAENLFATTGPDLTLLVSRPHNQADPLDVLSVAFPYPELDEEFLEDGESEEDVQVEGNEERILEHEENEKRNDKMREAENQQLQALYLQERHSHEVEWRQDSGFGTSSLPRSSSDLDPNEGSFERTARSRMSDGSTPSQTTEEIQTGPYTSTVPCTNQINNDMTADKRLNMVNRKMESLELECLTAATRYSRRTTQQQTRKQENEKDDSEHIYETISECLDQEPVYSTPYEVPPETANGKPATSHSFSSRACRGVAERPAMKDNIPLSGSTLVKSNVQSLYRNHCKRGMPRSDRVEKTNDVEQWIRQAAAVSPSQQLYPQQNGSGDSKKMADWRGTTSTKLSSSSGDSSGRKEKKLGNVTQKRIANEDEMRKSTVRNRQKSNHASVGEDRDTSSAYNTGTGESWQSAHLSQPFQLPPGRTSTQYEQCLCCQKKPNAEWMQSSLSLSIVVSGDQLDPVSGSLIPTNQIANSGHQAHLDPSFRACTTLSCEGCQQCPHDRTREPQRIKRHTAQLGDVGKSRIVNRTKENGNNRLTRNDMTEKNCNYVTMLPAARTMYTNAENLQQTIWLQQQIFQQQLLQKQQQQSAGKRNLQLMSTIDEDAIQTGSFGKLMSSRNGQERFNRKPNDVFVSEQLPDHERKLLETNTEWRMKKRADGSRYITRRPTRERLLRDRAHQISEERAGTTTDDDTLSELKLGRYWSKEERRQHVEKTRERRQRQEELIRSKIQPTCTLVDHSSESQRCPNEQMLQLSQARFGYKSNLMNKMNRSKLIPETAKNIPPGLLTVTMV; encoded by the exons ATGGATTTCGTTATTTTACAA GTCAATGGCGTGGACGTGTCCAAGTCGTCGCATGAAGAGGCGCTTGGAGTGTTTCTCTCGGCGTCAGAACCAATATTAGTGCAGATGCTTCGGCGGCCTCCTGGTAGTTCTTCGTCGTCGGAATTATCTCCAATTAAG CCAAAGTCTACCATAAAAGAAAGCGCCATTTCATCTTCCCCGACATGCAACAGCCAACGGACTTGCTGCCTTCATGAACACGAAGTTTACGGTGGGATCAGAAATAGCGTCCAAGTTCAAACGGACTGGGCAGGAGTGAATCTACCCGTCTGGAGCGCTATTGATTTCTATCACCAAACCGAGCAACTCGCCGAAAATGATGACGTAATTGAAGAAGAGCAAGAAATGGAATACGAg GAAATCAAATTGAGACGAACGAATTCTACGGATAAATTGGGTCTAACACTATGCGACGGTCTGCCAGTATCACGAATAAATTACGATGATAATAGTAAACTGGCGCCAGCAGTGGACGCGGCCAATTTCAATGAGAAGAAAGCCACGCCCAAGATGTATGTTGAAACAAACGACAACGCTACGGAATATGAAGAGGATGAAGCTTGCGTCGACGAAGACAACATGGAAAGCGAAGATAAGGAAGTCTATATCCAAGCAATCGCCGAAGATAGTCTTGCGGCAGCCGATGGAAGACTTCTTCAAGGCGATGTCCTTTTGCAG ATAAATGGTGTAGATGTTCGAAATCGATATCAAGCCGAGAACTTGTTCGCTACCACCGGACCTGACCTAACGTTGCTCGTATCTCGGCCACATAATCAA GCTGATCCCTTGGATGTGCTGTCTGTAGCTTTCCCTTATCCTGAGCTTGACGAAGAATTCCTAGAAGATGGAGAATCAGAAGAAGACGTTCAAGTCGAGGGTAACGAGGAGAGAATATTGGAAcacgaagaaaatgagaaacgcAATGATAAAATGAGAGAAGCTGAAAATCAACAACTTCAA gctTTGTACCTGCAGGAAAGGCATAGCCATGAAGTCGAATGGCGTCAGGACAGTGGCTTCGGCACTAGCTCTCTGCCGCGTAGTTCTAGCGATCTGGATCCAAATGAGGGGTCTTTTGAAAGAACTGCTAG ATCGCGGATGAGTGATGGATCGACACCGAGTCAGACAACCGAAGAAATACAAACAGGCCCGTACACGTCGACAGTACCATGTACCAATCAGATAAACAACGATATGACAGCTGATAAAAGACTGAACATGGtcaatagaaaaatggaaTCGTTGGAACTAGAATGCCTGACTGCCGCCACTCGTTATTCCAGACGGACGACCCAACAGCAGACaagaaaacaggaaaatgaaaaagacgaTTCAGAGCACATTTATGAAACAATCTCGGAATGCTTAGATCAGGAACCGGTTTATTCGACTCCCTACGAAGTACCTCCGGAGACAGCCAACGGCAAGCCAGCCACGAGCCATTCTTTCAGCTCTCGTGCTTGTCGTGGCGTTGCCGAAAGGCCGGCAATGAAAGATAATATTCCGCTTTCGGGATCTACCCTAGTCAAGAGCAACGTCCAATCTTTGTACAGAAATCATTGCAAACGTGGGATGCCACGGTCCGATCGAGTTGAAAAGACGAACGATGTCGAGCAGTGGATCCGCCAAGCAGCCGCCGTATCTCCATCGCAACAACTCTATCCCCAACAGAACGGTTCAGGTGACTCGAAAAAGATGGCCGACTGGAGAGGTACAACTTCTACTAAATTGAGCTCCAGCAGTGGCGACTCGAGcggacgaaaagaaaagaaactcgGCAACGTCACCCAGAAAAGAATTGCTAACGAAGACGAGATGAGAAAATCAACAGTTCGCAATCGTCAGAAATCGAATCATGCAAGTGTAGGCGAGGATCGCGATACTTCCAGTGCCTACAACACTGGAACTGGGGAATCATGGCAAAGTGCTCACTTGTCGCAGCCTTTCCAGTTGCCACCTGGACGAACTTCTACGCAATACGAGCAGTGCCTTTGTTGCCAAAAGAAACCTAACGCAGAATGGATGCaatcgtctctctctctttctatagTCGTCTCGGGTGACCAGCTCGATCCTGTCTCTGGTTCTCTGATACCCACCAATCAAATAGCTAACAGTGGCCACCAAGCACATTTGGACCCATCCTTTAGGGCATGCACAACTTTATCCTGCGAAGGTTGTCAGCAGTGTCCCCATGACCGCACGAGGGAACCACAGCGAATCAAAAGACATACTGCTCAACTTGGTGACGTTGGGAAAAGTAGGATTGTCAATCGAACCAAAGAGAATGGCAATAATCGCCTGACTCGAAATGATATGACAGAGAAGAATTGCAATTACGTCACCATGCTACCGGCAGCTCGGACAATGTATACAAATGCCGAAAACCTGCAACAAACAATATGGTTACAACAACAGATTTTCCAACAACAGCTACTTCagaaacagcaacaacagtcGGCAGGCAAACGCAATCTTCAACTTATGTCCACCATTGATGAAGATGCCATTCAGACTGGCTCTTTTGGCAAACTGATGTCCTCGCGAAACGGCCAGGAGCGTTTCAACAGAAAACCAAATGACGTTTTCGTTTCGGAGCAGTTGCCAGATCACGAGCGCAAACTTTTAGAGACCAACACCGAATGGAGGATGAAGAAACGTGCGGACGGTAGTCGATACATAACACGTCGGCCAACCCGAGAAAGGTTATTGCGTGACCGAGCCCATCAAATTTCTGAAGAACGAGCTGGCACAACAACCGATGATGACACACTTTCTGAGCTAAAGCTGGGTCGCTATTGGAGCAAAGAAGAACGTAGGCAACACGTAGAAAAGACTAGGGAGCGGCGTCAGAGACAAGAGGAGCTTATCCGCTCCAAAATACAGCCGACTTGTACACTCGTTGACCACTCCAGTGAAAGCCAACGTTGCCCTAACGAACAGATGTTGCAACTCAGCCAGGCACGTTTCGGCTATAAATCCAACCTAATGAACAAAATGAACAGATCAAAACTAATACCAGAAACTGCAAAGAATATACCACCTGGCCTACTAACTGTTACAATGGTCTAA
- the LOC130689765 gene encoding ras-like GTP-binding protein Rho1 isoform X1 has product MKRVKEFTRSLPVPKVTFTKWGNRSSEFRAGMAAIRKKLVIVGDGACGKTCLLIVFSKDQFPEVYVPTVFENYVADIEVDGKQVELALWDTAGQEDYDRLRPLSYPDTDVILMCFSVDSPDSLENIPEKWTPEVKHFCPNVPIILVGNKKDLRNDPATIKELAKMKQEPVKPEEGRAMAEKISAFAYLECSAKSKEGVREVFETATRAALQVKKKKKPKCTIL; this is encoded by the exons ATGAAGCGAGTTAAGGAATTTACACGGAGTCTTCCAGTACCTAAAGTGACTTTCACGAAATGGGGGAATCGTTCTTCGG AATTCAGGGCAGGAATGGCTGCCATCCGAAAGAAACTTGTCATCGTCGGCGATGGTGCTTGTGGTAAAACTTGCCTGTTGATCGTCTTCAGCAAGGATCAGTTCCCTGAAGTGTATGTCCCTACTGTGTTTGAAAACTATGTTGCAGACATTGAAGTTGATGGCAAACAg GTGGAGTTAGCATTATGGGATACGGCTGGCCAAGAAGATTACGACAGATTGCGCCCATTGTCTTACCCTGATACGGATGTGATCTTAATGTGTTTCTCTGTCGATTCACCCGATTCGTTAGAGAACATTCCTGAGAAATGGACACCTGAAGTCAAGCACTTTTGTCCTAACGTCCCTATCATTCTTGTCGGGAATAAAAAAGATCTTCGAAATGATCCCGCCACTATTAAAG AATTAGCCAAAATGAAGCAGGAGCCAGTCAAGCCAGAAGAAGGCCGAGCCATGGCGGAAAAAATAAGCGCATTTGCCTACCTTGAATGCTCGGCTAAAAGTAAGGAAGGTGTCCGTGAAGTCTTCGAAACCGCTACGCGAGCTGCCCTTCAG gtgaagaagaagaagaagcccaAGTGTACCATTTTGTGA
- the LOC130689765 gene encoding ras-like GTP-binding protein Rho1 isoform X2: protein MAAIRKKLVIVGDGACGKTCLLIVFSKDQFPEVYVPTVFENYVADIEVDGKQVELALWDTAGQEDYDRLRPLSYPDTDVILMCFSVDSPDSLENIPEKWTPEVKHFCPNVPIILVGNKKDLRNDPATIKELAKMKQEPVKPEEGRAMAEKISAFAYLECSAKSKEGVREVFETATRAALQVKKKKKPKCTIL, encoded by the exons ATGGCTGCCATCCGAAAGAAACTTGTCATCGTCGGCGATGGTGCTTGTGGTAAAACTTGCCTGTTGATCGTCTTCAGCAAGGATCAGTTCCCTGAAGTGTATGTCCCTACTGTGTTTGAAAACTATGTTGCAGACATTGAAGTTGATGGCAAACAg GTGGAGTTAGCATTATGGGATACGGCTGGCCAAGAAGATTACGACAGATTGCGCCCATTGTCTTACCCTGATACGGATGTGATCTTAATGTGTTTCTCTGTCGATTCACCCGATTCGTTAGAGAACATTCCTGAGAAATGGACACCTGAAGTCAAGCACTTTTGTCCTAACGTCCCTATCATTCTTGTCGGGAATAAAAAAGATCTTCGAAATGATCCCGCCACTATTAAAG AATTAGCCAAAATGAAGCAGGAGCCAGTCAAGCCAGAAGAAGGCCGAGCCATGGCGGAAAAAATAAGCGCATTTGCCTACCTTGAATGCTCGGCTAAAAGTAAGGAAGGTGTCCGTGAAGTCTTCGAAACCGCTACGCGAGCTGCCCTTCAG gtgaagaagaagaagaagcccaAGTGTACCATTTTGTGA